In the genome of Hypomesus transpacificus isolate Combined female unplaced genomic scaffold, fHypTra1 scaffold_162, whole genome shotgun sequence, the window GCTGACAAAAAACAGCTCAGCAGCATCCGGAATGTCTCTTCCTTGGCTGACTAGACCGTCAGCCCTCCTCTTCAGGGCCCCTCCCACACCATCCGGGGCACCCTTCCCGTGGCTGCCAGATTGCTGCCAGATTGCTGGTGGGCCCTTCGTTCTTGAGGGTGACACTGTGCAGAAGCACATTAGGCGAGGGGTTGCATTCACATTGCAAGCACACCTGTGTGCATGGTTGCCTGCTGATGTGATGCTCCGAAGTGGACTgcctgtatttctgtgtgtactTGCAGAGGTAATTTTCTGAAAAGTCAACATCATCAAAGTCAAACAAATTACGCATTCATGTGCTTTTAAGTTTTGTCTCAATGCCCTGTAGTGGGTAAACAGATTTTTTATGTTAAAAGTGTGTCTCTTAAACCTGAGCAGCAGCAGGTTGAGCTGTTCCAGCAGTTTTTATTGAGTTTCTCATGGTATCCAAAAGGAACCGTTTTTGCTTTTTGCTTTTCTTCTGAGTGAGGGTCTGCCTCTTCCCAGTTGTGATGCGACTCACATCATCCCTCGAGTAAAAATCCCTCACTCTGTTTATCAGACCATCTGCAACTCTGTTGTTCCGCTTCCGTTGGTATATGTAGTTGACCTTATTCTTCTCATTTTTGCATCTTTTAGTTGAAAAGCCCAATGAATTTAGGGCAAAGCGTTGCATTATCCTATTATCACTTTTGAAATAAtttgcttttctctctccccctgtgcaTTTTTGTACTTGTTTCGGATTTCCTCCACCAGAGCTTCATGAAACAAAAGAGTCTTACGAATGGCCACATTTGGAAGCTGTCTCAACTGTTTGTTCACCTTTGTGCGTGGAGAtgcatttttctttttaatgCGCTggagttttttctttttgtggtAGGGCTGACTTGCAGCGCGTTGGGCACACGCCCTCTAATGGGTGGGGTGTATAAATACGCAGTTTCCGCCTGAACTAAGTCGTTTTGAATTGTTTGACGCGTGGTGCCCGTGGTTGTGTGTCGCTGGAAGAACACTGGTAGGTTTcgatttatattttttatgtagCGCTTACAAAAGCGCTTGTTAACGCGACATTTAAATCTGTCATTGCAGACGGCGCGTTGCTTGTGTGCTGGCGCATTGGctgaggtttgtgtgtgggaaGCCTGACTAAGGTATAGGGTTTTAGTTGTGTATTTCTTTCTTAATTATGTAAAGGTTGTTATGGTAAATATTATGTGTAATGTGTATCAGATCAGTCTGAACCTGATGTATTTTGTGTTTTAGCAGGAAAGACACGCATAGCGAAGTGGTTGACCACTGTTTTCCCTTACATTAATTTGTTTGGATTTATAGGTTGTGAGAGAACCACCAATACATATTTCTTTTGGGTTTTTGTTTACCtttgtttgtatgaatgtgtgtcctTTTTGGTTAACTGCCACCTGGGTGTTACCACCCTCTGGATACATTAGGTCCAGTGAATTTATTGTCTgacattttgtgtgtttttgagatCCCCAAACACTATTGTGTCGAGTGTGTTTGAGCCTTGACTCACATTGTTCTGGATTCTGTTAGTTCACTTAAATGGAGTGATTTGTAGTGTGTTAATCCAGATAGTGCTGCTTTCATTGGGGATTGGTTTGTCAGACTGTTTACTGGTTACTCGTGGCCTGTATACCGTGGTGGGGAGCTActttgatggcagtgtgtgaatgtatgtgtgaattATTGTTCTGTAATCTCATTCAACATCAGCGACTAGATATTTATTAAATAAACCGTTCTGGATTTTGCTATACATCTGCCTCTGCATAGTCATTCATTTGATTAGCCTGCGTCCTGTGGACCTTCGTAATAAGTGACAGTCAGGGTTTGTCACATTGTacttttgtgtttgttgtgtttcttttttCAACAGAACCTTTAGttcttgtatttgtttatgaagCTTCTTTCGTGTTTTTCGAATTCTTCTCTGCCCTTGATTATGTTGCCTAAAAAAACACATGCATCACAATAAATTACACATTGGAATAGTTAGGAAAACATACTGTTAGATTGTTAATTGGACCTCTATGACCTAATGGCTAAATTCATACCCCCGGTTTCACAGACAATGCTTAAGCTTGTCCCAaactaaaatacatttttgagaTATTTTAACTGAAAGTAACTTGCACTAACATATCTTAAAATATGTTTTGTCTGAAgatgcacacacaatcatctatATTTTCACTAACCCTAATCCCTCTAGAACAGGGGTTTCCAATcctggcctccctgccctgcatgttttagatgtttaccttctccaacacacctgattaaaatgaatggttgttacacacctgattcaaatgaatggttgttatcAGTcttggataacgaccattcattgaattaggtgtgttggagcagggaaacatctaaaacatgcagggcagggaggcccgagcaccaggattgggaacccctgGTCTAGAACATTGTCTTTGGCACATGATTCAGTTCATAAAGTAGACCTGAAGTGCTTGGCTGTGGATGTACAGCTTGCTCTGGTGATAGCTGGAGGCTGTCTGGAGGGGTGACAAGGTGTTGAAGGGCTTCTTTTCTGTTCTTGGTCCTATGGTAAGTCTCCCTCCACTTTCTGCGGCATCTGCGCTTTACTCTCTCACTAAGGTCATTGATCAATTTCTTCCTGCCTGACTCGAGGTTCTCCCTGTATTTTTCGCATTCTATGTCTAAAtatttctgtctcctctctgggtCTGCATCGCGTCGGGTGCGATAGAGTCGCTGCTTTTCTGCAGCACTTAGTGGTGGATTGGCTCCCTGTAAGCATGGTTCACATTATAAAACTGATACGTGCACAACTTAAGTAACTGTAAAACTTAAACATTTAGTAAATTGTATTGCATAAACTAATATTCACACTAATACATCCATACACCAGAGGATGCTACTCACTCCTGTTACTGTTACTCAGTCCTGTTATGATTTGCAATGTAGCCACATGGCATACATGCTAATACCATTAGGATACTGAGCAAATTCTAGTGATTTAcctaaaatgtatatatttaaaataaacaaataacatAACAAATAATTTAGGTAACAGGACAGTACGTTGAGATTTACCTTCTCAGACATAGCTGCAATATCATCAAATTTACAGAAAAGAAAATGAGAGGACTTACTTTTGGTCTTCCCATTGCCTTCAGAAGATTCAgatgattcaacttcctgttgaaAATGGGTCTTTGGCGGGAAAAATGTTTTAGGGTAACAGGACTGAGTGAAAACCTAGGGACACGactaaaatgtgtattttatataaaatattatgGGTTTCTCGTGATGATTTTTTTAAAGCATAGATTGGATATAAAGTCACACAACGGTTTCTGAAGGTTTTTAATCATTATATTTCATGATGCAGTATAGCGATAAAGAGGGGGGACATgcaacaaatgcatttttttgtgTTCTATGTAGTTTTTATGAATGTTTTTAATTATAAATTTTAAATTTGCATTTAGCTTAATGTGCAGGACACTTTGCTTAATAAGAACATTTATTTTAGAGTTAATTTTCATGCATTTTTATACATATAATGTCCTGGGGACAGAAATGTCACCCATTCAGTGGAATAGCCTGACGGAGGACCCTAATAAAGAGTGAATGCAATTATGGATTGAAGTTGGCTTTGTCCACATACAATTTGTCCATTTCACAACATCTTGTATTTCTAACGCTGagaagtagcctagcctaaggAATAACTTGTCCCTGTGAGAACCCTGTGACGGACGCCAACTTTCCACCAGCTTTCATTTTGAAACGCATATTCAAGATAAGGGGTAACCTCTAGAATCACAGGAGCTTTTACTGTATTCCCATAAAGTATCCCTGAATAACTTGATCACTTGATAACTTGAACCCTGATACAACCACACAAATACAAGCTCTTATTCCAACTTTCTTGCGATGAAAGAATTCTTTCATCCATATAACAGTATCCATATTATATGTATGAGTATAAACACATATACGGTTCTTATATGTGTCTAACAAGtgtctttaaatgttttatctccattactagcaggaacatcatcactgtttgctttatagtttgtaatgattctctatacttgcactgatcccacatccaTTCCCTACACTACTGATTTGAATGACCGTCACATACAACCGTTTTGTTGTAAGCACTTTCTATTGaataaatacactgttatccatAGTCATGTGGCTTGCCACTTCCTTCATTTACTTCTGGAGCAATAAAGTATCAatctaatcttcctatgaacccaGTTAACACAAAATATCGTACGCTGCTAATCGTCAGCTAACTAAATGGTAGGCGAATAGACAATCAAGCTTGATATGGTATAGTCATGAACTAGCACTGTTCAAAGATGTCCAACCCAAGTTCTCACtgtctgcagaaaaacacaaaagagctgctctcgcaatgcagtgttaggctactaataaaataattgtgataacTTTTATTTATCTTCACAGTGCCCGCTCACTAGGGATAATTTTCCATAACAAATTACGCAATGCGCCCTCTACTTTTATGAGGTGACCTGACGTTCAGGTCATTGACCCTTTAGTGACACCATCTATATGGGTAACACCATTTTCATTTTCTGGAAAATCACACCCTaatctttgtttgtttgtttatttccttctcatgtaatacactttcccctacattcagcctaataacatactccaaactaacacaatgtaccatcattaggctacagtgtcTTGGTAAAGAGGTGAAAAATACTAGATTTTAACAAAACTTCCATTCAGGATTACGACTGCAGATGCATTGATTACAGAGAAGTTTAACGAATTATAATAGGCATTTTTGTAAGTCCAACTGTAATATCTGTAGGTTGCCACCTACACTCAGAAGCCAATGCTACTAAGAAAGACTGGCACTGGTCAGGGTACTCACGTTAACAAaggtaaggacaagacaaagactggacacaaaacaggaactaaccctaacccaaaacaggacacaaaacaggaacctaaaatacacagaccctaaccctaaccctaagacacaggtggacatgaTAATACAAACcagaactgaaaccactcaacgagacacaggtgaagacaatggcagACACAGGGACgcggtagggcagggcaaaaccaaaaagggGGACCGTGGcagctgtggccgtgacatcaTGCCTGCCCAAAGGTGGGTGACTGTATTATCCCAGACTTCATGTACTGTTTGAACTGTACATAGGTTGTGTGTATGGGCAGTCTCAGGGGTATTTCACAGGTGTTGGCCTCTGGGAACACccttggtgctgggggaggacaaGGGGATAGAAAGATAGTCAAAATATAGTATTTTCCTTAAAGTAAAGGTGCTAGACATGTCGTAAATGGATACAGGTCACTATACAAACgttgaatgtattcattcacaaaaggtagtagcctacactaaacctttcaaagtgccaatacacacatttgtataagcctggcatgaggtgtgtagccaaccagtgcttgtttaatgCTGTCAGAACTGGATTCATAAGAAGATTTAGATAAGAACTTCAAGAAGTGACAAGCCACGGTAATAagaataaacatgtatttatttaataaaaagtgTTTACAAAGAAACGGTtggtaaattagtagtgtagggaatgggtgtgggatcagtgcaagtgtcgagtgtagagaatcattacaaactaaaaagcaaacagtaatgatgttcctgctagtaatggagagacccagcttgttagggcacagcttattaaggaccaaggcacaggtcacaggtgtgcccctgcagcaatcacagctcctctacctgcctgccaacctgcaacagaaccaaagacacagaaacagaagacagagaaaggagacccaAACAGTGCACATAAAagcaacaatctaacatggtttatgccaTCATCAAAGCAGGCATAGCCTTCCGgtcactacaagtcattcaggtaatggtaatgtcctattgactcatacagctgtgaacagtatcctttctgtagagccatggctagtgtttgctgaccatggcagtgtttaacagcgttcaACTAAAATTAAAAGCAGTgggcctacatcttacacagcagaaagaaaaatgtatttcaggtcatctgcaagtcctagtgtgccattccaatcagccccagcagcagcttcagtaggcctggttgcacagtgaaacccaccTGCAAGGTTGCTAccagaaggtgacctgagaaggagttgggcctttgggacatcatagatgatctgttaagtataaggacaacagtgtgtgaatgtgaggacagccgatgaacctttatttattggctgtgtatttcacttttgtaggtctatacaaggaagatgactgctcaacaaattggcatcacaatatattggcacaagaacctgtcacttcataactgctacctccaatcactgttcataatgtcctgtcactgaacatactgtcctgtcactgcatactgtcctgtcactgtccaTAT includes:
- the LOC124489033 gene encoding uncharacterized protein LOC124489033, with translation MQRFALNSLGFSTKRCKNEKNKVNYIYQRKRNNRVADGLINRVRDFYSRDDVSRITTGKRQTLTQKKSKKQKRFLLDTMRNSIKTAGTAQPAAAQKITSASTHRNTGSPLRSITSAGNHAHRCACNVNATPRLMCFCTVSPSRTKGPPAIWQQSGSHGKGAPDGVGGALKRRADGLVSQGRDIPDAAELFFVSEEAVDKAVSEMPNDVPPVPSTMRIHQVVSQAHGELIYRDVSCLCTATQNLNCRCFNAKHFKFSSKQTAPMAPTVTEVQWQSPEVVGKWCVLKYDGDMYPGVITDTSEIHVEVRFMQKIGVNRFFWPARDDILWYLFEDIVCIIPPTRAVTGRHMEIESEV